The following proteins come from a genomic window of Sphingobium cloacae:
- the rodA gene encoding rod shape-determining protein RodA, with amino-acid sequence MSIVPKPLAEFPWRVLVLLLAIAAFGTVVLYSAAGGSMTPWAINQIIRFVIFSVMALVLSRIRVETFAHFAFPAYAAVLIALIVVELVGGVAGGSQRWINLGFMQLQPSEFMKPVIVLAVARFYALLSVGEIRRWNAIWPALVLIGVPWALVLIQPDLGTATMIAAGGITVMFLAGLPLRLFIGSALTLAAVIPIAFSFLHDYQQKRVLIFLDPESDPLGAGYHISQSKIAIGSGGMFGKGFLKGTQSHLDYLPEGHTDFVFATMAEEWGLVGGILLICGFMLLFRWGIRVSLRAQDKFARLVAAGLTTTIFFYVAINLMMVMGLAPVVGIPLPFMSYGGSSMLTVMLCVGIVMSVDRSNRRRTPEGNWS; translated from the coding sequence ATGAGCATCGTCCCCAAGCCTCTCGCCGAATTTCCATGGCGCGTGCTGGTGCTGCTGCTGGCGATCGCTGCTTTCGGCACCGTCGTCCTCTACAGCGCGGCGGGCGGCAGCATGACGCCATGGGCGATCAACCAGATCATACGCTTCGTCATCTTCTCGGTGATGGCGCTGGTCCTCAGCCGGATCAGGGTGGAAACCTTCGCCCATTTCGCCTTCCCCGCCTATGCGGCCGTGCTGATCGCCCTGATCGTGGTCGAACTGGTCGGCGGCGTGGCTGGGGGAAGCCAGCGATGGATCAATCTCGGCTTCATGCAGCTTCAGCCTTCGGAGTTCATGAAGCCGGTCATCGTGCTGGCCGTGGCGCGATTTTATGCCCTGCTTTCGGTCGGGGAAATTCGCCGATGGAACGCGATCTGGCCCGCGCTGGTGCTGATCGGGGTGCCGTGGGCGCTGGTCCTGATCCAGCCCGATCTGGGCACCGCGACGATGATCGCGGCGGGCGGCATCACCGTCATGTTCCTCGCGGGATTGCCGCTGCGGCTGTTCATCGGGTCGGCGTTGACGCTGGCGGCGGTCATCCCGATCGCCTTCAGCTTCCTGCATGACTATCAGCAGAAACGGGTGCTCATCTTCCTCGACCCGGAAAGCGATCCGCTGGGCGCGGGCTATCACATCAGCCAATCGAAGATCGCCATCGGATCGGGCGGCATGTTCGGCAAGGGCTTCCTGAAAGGAACGCAGAGCCATCTGGATTATCTGCCCGAAGGCCACACCGATTTCGTGTTCGCCACCATGGCGGAGGAATGGGGACTGGTCGGCGGCATCCTGCTGATCTGCGGCTTCATGCTGTTGTTCCGCTGGGGCATCCGCGTGTCGTTGCGCGCGCAGGACAAATTCGCCCGCCTCGTCGCGGCGGGCCTCACCACCACCATTTTCTTCTATGTCGCGATCAATCTGATGATGGTCATGGGGCTGGCGCCGGTGGTGGGCATTCCCCTGCCCTTCATGTCCTATGGCGGTTCGTCGATGCTGACCGTGATGCTCTGCGTCGGCATCGTCATGAGCGTCGATCGTTCCAACCGGCGGCGAACACCGGAAGGCAACTGGTCCTAG
- the mreD gene encoding rod shape-determining protein MreD, whose product MIDRHLHHATRLGRYPSRFRLNGTPVITVLLGSMITALPVIAQFPSMPPFGLLVLLAWRLMRPELWRAWIGLPLGLFDDMLSGQPIGSAMCLWTVMLIGIDAIEHRMVWRGYRQDWLIAAVAIIFCLAGGMFFAHITGGGQIKLILVAPQMLWTILLFPFVVRQCARIDRWRVMA is encoded by the coding sequence ATGATCGACCGGCATCTGCACCATGCCACCCGGCTGGGCCGCTACCCCTCCCGCTTTCGCCTGAACGGCACGCCGGTCATCACCGTCCTGCTGGGGTCGATGATCACCGCCCTGCCGGTGATCGCGCAATTTCCGTCCATGCCGCCCTTCGGCCTGCTGGTCCTGCTCGCATGGCGGCTGATGCGGCCCGAACTGTGGCGGGCATGGATCGGCCTGCCGCTGGGCCTGTTCGACGACATGCTGAGCGGACAGCCCATCGGATCGGCCATGTGCCTGTGGACGGTGATGCTGATCGGCATCGACGCCATCGAGCATCGAATGGTGTGGCGCGGCTATCGGCAGGACTGGCTTATCGCGGCGGTCGCGATTATCTTCTGCCTGGCCGGGGGCATGTTCTTTGCCCACATCACCGGCGGAGGGCAAATCAAGCTGATATTGGTGGCGCCGCAGATGCTCTGGACGATCCTGCTCTTTCCCTTCGTCGTGCGGCAATGCGCGCGGATCGACCGCTGGCGCGTGATGGCATGA
- the mutL gene encoding DNA mismatch repair endonuclease MutL yields MSIRRLPEHLVNRIAAGEVVERPASALKEIVENALDAGARRIAVRLSNGGLDRVEVSDDGCGMDSADIALALERHATSKLPGDAIEHVTTLGFRGEALPSIASVARLSIDSRPRGTDGWNRTMDNGELVGEGPAALPPGTRVVMEQLFARVPARRKFLRSAKSEYAACMDVVRRLAMAHPAVAFSLEHDGRRIWNVQEGESREDRVAALTDRALADNHVIVSLEREGVRLSGVASIPTYHRGVGDHQFLFVNGRPVRDRLLVGAVRAAYADMLARDRHPVVALFIDMPPLEVDVNVHPAKTEVRFRDPAMIRGMIVSGLRRALDAEGFRAVQHADPAALSAWKSEPVSPTPIGAMPIFEAASPAPAMFADRRPGFFTPPPQARAETAAAPAPESRNFPLGVARGQVARTYIVAEAEDGLVIVDQHAAHERLTLERMRRAMEGQGVASQALLLPEVVELDETACDRLEARAAELRDFGLELERFGPSAMLVRTVPAILGQADAQGLVTDLADDLAAYDSALSLKERIDLVAATMACHGSVRAGRVLSVAEMNALLREMEVTPRSGQCNHGRPAWVKLGHGDIEKLFGRK; encoded by the coding sequence ATGTCAATACGCCGCCTGCCCGAACATCTGGTCAATCGCATCGCCGCGGGCGAAGTGGTCGAAAGGCCCGCCAGCGCGCTCAAGGAAATCGTTGAAAACGCGCTGGATGCCGGAGCGCGGCGGATCGCTGTACGCCTGTCCAACGGCGGGCTGGACCGGGTGGAGGTCAGCGACGACGGCTGCGGCATGGATTCGGCGGACATCGCGCTGGCGCTGGAGCGTCACGCTACTTCCAAGCTGCCCGGCGACGCTATCGAACATGTGACGACGCTCGGCTTTCGCGGAGAGGCGCTGCCCTCCATCGCCAGCGTCGCCCGTCTGTCCATCGACAGCCGCCCGCGCGGGACGGACGGTTGGAATCGCACGATGGACAACGGTGAACTGGTCGGCGAAGGGCCTGCCGCCCTGCCGCCCGGAACGCGCGTCGTCATGGAGCAGCTTTTCGCCCGCGTGCCCGCGCGCCGCAAATTCCTGCGCTCTGCCAAGTCGGAATATGCCGCCTGCATGGATGTGGTCCGCCGTCTGGCGATGGCGCATCCCGCCGTCGCCTTCAGCCTGGAGCATGACGGACGCCGCATATGGAACGTGCAGGAGGGAGAATCGCGGGAAGATCGCGTCGCCGCGCTCACCGACCGGGCGCTGGCGGACAATCATGTCATCGTCTCGCTGGAGCGGGAAGGGGTGCGCCTGTCCGGCGTGGCGTCGATCCCGACCTATCATCGCGGCGTGGGCGATCATCAATTCCTGTTCGTGAACGGCCGCCCGGTACGCGACCGGCTGCTGGTGGGGGCGGTGCGGGCCGCCTATGCCGACATGCTGGCGCGGGACCGGCATCCCGTCGTCGCCCTCTTCATCGACATGCCGCCGCTGGAGGTCGATGTGAACGTCCACCCGGCCAAGACGGAGGTACGCTTCCGCGATCCGGCAATGATCCGGGGCATGATCGTCTCCGGCCTGCGCCGCGCCCTGGATGCGGAGGGCTTCCGCGCGGTGCAGCATGCCGATCCGGCGGCCCTCTCCGCATGGAAGAGCGAGCCCGTCTCGCCCACGCCGATCGGCGCCATGCCGATCTTCGAGGCCGCTTCTCCCGCTCCCGCCATGTTCGCGGACCGCCGCCCCGGCTTCTTCACGCCGCCGCCGCAGGCCCGTGCCGAAACCGCCGCCGCGCCCGCCCCGGAGTCGCGGAATTTCCCGCTCGGCGTCGCGCGCGGGCAGGTGGCGCGCACCTACATCGTCGCGGAGGCGGAGGACGGCCTCGTCATCGTCGACCAGCATGCCGCGCATGAGCGGCTGACGCTCGAGAGGATGCGCCGCGCGATGGAAGGGCAGGGGGTGGCTTCGCAGGCGCTGCTCCTGCCCGAAGTCGTCGAACTGGACGAAACCGCCTGCGACCGGCTGGAGGCACGGGCCGCGGAACTCCGGGACTTCGGTCTGGAACTCGAGCGTTTCGGCCCCTCGGCCATGCTGGTGCGCACGGTGCCCGCGATATTGGGGCAGGCCGACGCGCAGGGCCTCGTCACCGACCTGGCCGACGATCTCGCCGCCTATGACAGCGCGCTTTCGCTCAAGGAACGGATCGATCTCGTCGCCGCCACCATGGCCTGCCACGGATCGGTGCGCGCAGGGCGCGTGCTGAGCGTCGCCGAAATGAACGCCCTGCTGCGCGAGATGGAAGTCACGCCCCGCAGCGGCCAGTGCAATCACGGCCGCCCCGCATGGGTGAAGCTGGGCCATGGCGACATCGAAAAGCTGTTCGGAAGGAAATGA
- the mreC gene encoding rod shape-determining protein MreC, with the protein MARPTSRRPGHNRKAQYSLFASYVVAVTGAVVGLLLVVVAIFDPTGFAAIRTGTAELTRPVSTGLRHMVSGVASVDEVLAAYWRAGTQNVALRRQVEADRNRIIEAKAIAQENARLKKLLKLVDEDQSEVLAARLISSSSSSARRFARLNAGSWQGVKPGMPVRAPEGLIGRVFTTTPNTAEVLLLADGSNIVPVRRANDNIPAISTGLGDGTLEIRALSAGRNPFKPGDLLVTSGIGGIYQPNIPVAVVVRVQGEIAYGVPLANPSRVDAVIVERAFEQVVTRSEADGAAQPEAPAADNAAAP; encoded by the coding sequence ATGGCGCGGCCAACCAGCCGACGCCCCGGCCATAACCGGAAGGCGCAATATAGCCTGTTCGCCAGCTATGTCGTGGCGGTGACCGGCGCGGTCGTCGGCCTGCTGCTGGTGGTTGTCGCCATATTCGATCCCACCGGCTTTGCCGCCATCCGCACCGGCACGGCCGAATTGACGCGCCCGGTCTCCACCGGGCTTCGCCATATGGTGAGCGGCGTGGCTTCCGTCGACGAGGTGCTGGCCGCCTATTGGCGCGCGGGCACGCAGAATGTCGCGCTGCGACGGCAGGTGGAAGCGGACCGCAACCGCATCATCGAAGCCAAGGCCATCGCCCAGGAAAATGCGCGCCTCAAGAAACTGTTGAAACTGGTGGACGAGGACCAGAGCGAGGTGCTGGCGGCCCGGCTCATCAGCTCCTCTTCCAGCAGCGCGCGGCGCTTCGCCCGGCTGAACGCGGGAAGCTGGCAGGGGGTGAAGCCGGGCATGCCGGTGCGCGCGCCCGAAGGACTGATCGGCCGCGTCTTCACCACCACGCCCAACACGGCCGAGGTGCTGCTGCTGGCGGACGGCAGCAATATCGTGCCGGTGCGGCGCGCCAACGACAATATCCCGGCGATCTCCACGGGGCTGGGCGACGGGACGCTGGAAATCCGCGCTCTTTCCGCCGGGCGCAATCCGTTCAAGCCGGGCGACCTGCTGGTCACGTCGGGCATCGGCGGCATCTACCAGCCCAACATTCCCGTCGCGGTGGTCGTGCGCGTGCAGGGCGAGATCGCCTATGGCGTCCCGCTCGCCAACCCCTCGCGCGTCGACGCCGTGATCGTGGAACGCGCCTTCGAACAGGTGGTGACCCGGTCCGAAGCGGACGGGGCGGCCCAGCCCGAAGCGCCCGCCGCCGACAATGCGGCGGCTCCATGA
- the rnk gene encoding nucleoside diphosphate kinase regulator: protein MTSPKHVARPPVHMIDTQADALSDLALRTEDRNPEVSGLLLEEITRATIYNAAKIPGDVVTMHARVEFVDESRGMPHIVELVWPGEADFAAGRLSILTPTGAGLIGLREGGSILWPDRDGHERRLTIVKVTQPGPVPGQNGR, encoded by the coding sequence ATGACCAGTCCGAAGCACGTGGCCCGCCCACCCGTTCACATGATCGATACGCAAGCCGATGCTCTCTCGGACCTCGCCCTGCGGACGGAGGACCGCAACCCCGAGGTGAGCGGCCTGCTGCTCGAGGAGATCACGCGCGCGACGATCTATAACGCGGCGAAGATCCCGGGCGACGTCGTGACCATGCATGCGCGTGTCGAGTTCGTCGATGAATCGCGCGGGATGCCGCACATCGTCGAACTCGTCTGGCCGGGCGAGGCTGACTTCGCGGCCGGACGTCTGTCGATCCTGACCCCGACCGGCGCAGGTCTGATCGGGCTGCGCGAAGGCGGTTCGATCCTCTGGCCCGACCGCGACGGGCACGAGCGCAGGCTGACAATCGTCAAGGTCACACAGCCTGGACCTGTGCCGGGGCAGAACGGTCGATAG
- a CDS encoding MaoC family dehydratase encodes MSEPIYFEDVKPGDRIDFGPLTVDREEVIGFAGQYDFQPFHLSDEAAAETHFGSIVASGWHTLALYMKMFLTEVQKRGWQEASLGGIGIDELRWLRPVRPGDTLRGTGEVIETTASRSRPEMGIVKSKVTLFNQRDEAVLTMIPITMTRTRPVA; translated from the coding sequence ATGAGCGAACCGATCTATTTCGAAGATGTGAAACCGGGCGACCGCATCGATTTCGGTCCCCTGACCGTCGATCGCGAGGAAGTGATCGGCTTTGCCGGCCAGTATGATTTCCAGCCCTTCCACCTGTCCGACGAAGCGGCGGCCGAAACCCATTTCGGCAGCATCGTGGCGAGCGGATGGCATACGCTGGCGCTCTATATGAAGATGTTCCTGACCGAAGTGCAGAAACGCGGCTGGCAGGAAGCAAGCCTGGGCGGGATCGGCATCGATGAATTGCGCTGGCTGAGGCCCGTCCGCCCCGGCGATACGCTGCGCGGCACGGGCGAGGTGATCGAGACCACGGCATCGCGCAGCCGTCCGGAAATGGGCATCGTGAAGTCGAAGGTCACGCTGTTCAATCAGCGGGACGAGGCGGTGCTGACCATGATCCCGATCACCATGACACGGACACGGCCCGTCGCCTAG
- a CDS encoding helix-turn-helix transcriptional regulator: protein MRSDIAMPNLLAFSDLKAKDIPFTRQHVARLIKQGRFPVPIKLGVGTNRWIASEIDDWLDQRKAARDEALASRPGIP, encoded by the coding sequence ATGCGATCGGACATCGCGATGCCTAATCTGCTGGCATTTTCCGATCTGAAGGCGAAGGACATTCCTTTCACCCGCCAGCATGTGGCACGCTTGATCAAACAGGGGCGCTTTCCCGTGCCGATCAAACTGGGCGTGGGCACAAACCGCTGGATAGCGTCCGAGATCGATGATTGGTTGGACCAGCGAAAGGCCGCCCGGGATGAGGCTCTGGCGTCGAGGCCAGGAATCCCATAG
- a CDS encoding rod shape-determining protein, translated as MSIFSRLFKFSSQDMAIDLGTANTVVYARGRGIVLNEPSVVAVETLNGVKRVKAVGDDAKLMMGKTPDSIEAIRPLRDGVIADIDVAEQMIKHFITKVHGGKQRPWRFPEIVICVPSGSTSVERRAIRDAASNAGASQVFLIEEPMAAAIGADMPVTEPIGSMVVDIGGGTTEVAVLSLRGLAYTTSVRVGGDKMDEAIVSFVRRHHNLLIGEATAERIKKQFGVAQPPEDGVGETIHIKGRDLVNGVPKEISINQGQIADALAEPISTIVEGVRIALENTAPELAADIVDQGIVLTGGGALLKGLDDELRDETGLPVTIAEDPLTCVAIGTGRAMEDPIFRGVLQTT; from the coding sequence ATGTCGATCTTTTCCCGTCTCTTCAAATTCTCCTCCCAAGACATGGCCATCGACCTCGGCACCGCCAATACGGTGGTGTATGCGCGCGGGCGCGGCATCGTCCTGAACGAGCCGTCCGTGGTCGCGGTGGAGACGCTGAACGGGGTCAAACGGGTCAAGGCCGTGGGCGACGACGCGAAGCTGATGATGGGCAAGACGCCCGATTCGATCGAAGCCATCCGTCCGCTGCGCGACGGCGTGATCGCCGACATCGACGTGGCCGAGCAGATGATCAAGCATTTCATCACGAAAGTGCATGGCGGCAAGCAGCGCCCGTGGCGCTTCCCGGAGATCGTGATCTGCGTCCCCAGCGGCTCGACCAGCGTCGAGCGCCGCGCCATCCGCGACGCCGCCAGCAATGCGGGCGCGAGCCAGGTGTTCCTGATCGAGGAACCCATGGCCGCCGCCATCGGCGCGGACATGCCGGTGACCGAACCGATCGGCTCCATGGTCGTGGACATCGGCGGCGGCACGACCGAGGTTGCGGTGCTGTCGCTGCGCGGTCTGGCCTACACCACTTCCGTGCGCGTGGGCGGTGACAAGATGGACGAAGCCATCGTCTCCTTCGTGCGCCGCCACCACAACCTGCTGATCGGCGAAGCCACCGCCGAGCGCATCAAGAAGCAGTTCGGCGTCGCCCAGCCCCCCGAGGACGGCGTGGGCGAGACGATCCACATCAAGGGCCGCGACCTGGTGAACGGCGTTCCCAAGGAAATCAGCATCAACCAGGGCCAGATCGCCGACGCGCTGGCCGAGCCGATCAGCACCATCGTCGAAGGGGTGCGCATCGCGCTGGAGAACACCGCGCCGGAACTGGCGGCGGACATCGTGGATCAGGGCATCGTGCTGACCGGCGGCGGCGCCCTGCTCAAGGGGCTGGACGACGAACTGCGCGATGAAACGGGCCTTCCCGTCACCATTGCCGAAGATCCGCTGACCTGCGTCGCGATCGGCACCGGGCGGGCGATGGAAGACCCGATCTTCCGGGGCGTGCTGCAAACCACCTAA
- the mrdA gene encoding penicillin-binding protein 2, whose translation MKFIRSKRKIVTEATQTFTFTRRAMVVGGLQGAFGLMLAGRMAWISVAQNEKYNLLSESNRVNLTLIPPRRGWIIDRNGRPLANNRTDFRVDLIPERVKDADATIRNLAELLALEAEEIERIKEELEKSPGFRPVQVADKLSYDQYAAVSVRLPDLPGVAPSQGFSRYYPAGASVGHLLGYVGAASAKEYEERKNPLLITPGFKIGKDGLERAFDKELTGKPGAKRVEVTARGKIVRELTTRPDIPGNTIRLTIDAGLQEYAGRRLATQSGSVVILDCRNGDVLAMASMPSFDPNSFSDGISHLEWDMLSKDDHVPLRNKTLQGLYPPGSTVKPMVALALLEAGVHPSETVGCAGAIRVGNTLFHCHKRRGHGAVNMRTAIAQSCDIYFYQMAQRIGMDRIASMARRVGMGQKFDLPFPSQSYGTVPDPAWKLKKYGQSWQVYDTVNATIGQGYMLINPLQMAVMAARLATGRQLMPNFILDAERPAPESVGASEDHLVVIRDAMSAVVNGGGTGGAARINIPGVLLAGKTGTAQVRRITMAERAGGVRGNASLPFKLRDHALFQGFVPFDNPRYAVGCIIEHGGHVNRIEDAPMICADTLSYLFDPKKAMEKLETLEKGWGGTPAERLARQTAAFRLSKAIEKGEVPASAAGNATQAANAAAPAATPAEEDGDAPPPASSPTGAP comes from the coding sequence ATGAAATTCATCCGGTCCAAGCGCAAGATCGTCACCGAAGCCACCCAGACCTTCACCTTCACGCGACGGGCGATGGTGGTGGGCGGGCTGCAAGGCGCCTTCGGCCTGATGCTCGCCGGGCGCATGGCGTGGATCAGCGTGGCGCAGAACGAGAAATACAACCTTCTTTCCGAAAGCAACCGCGTCAACCTGACGCTCATTCCGCCGCGGCGCGGGTGGATCATCGACCGTAACGGCAGGCCGCTGGCCAATAACCGCACCGATTTCCGCGTCGACCTGATCCCCGAGCGCGTCAAGGATGCCGACGCCACCATACGCAACCTGGCCGAGCTGCTGGCGCTGGAAGCGGAGGAGATCGAGCGGATCAAGGAGGAGCTGGAGAAATCCCCCGGCTTCCGCCCGGTGCAGGTCGCCGACAAGCTGAGCTACGATCAATATGCGGCGGTCAGCGTGCGCCTGCCCGACCTGCCCGGCGTCGCGCCGAGCCAGGGCTTTTCCCGCTATTATCCGGCGGGCGCATCGGTGGGGCATCTGCTGGGCTATGTCGGCGCGGCGTCCGCAAAGGAATATGAGGAACGCAAGAACCCGCTGCTCATCACCCCCGGCTTCAAGATCGGCAAGGACGGGCTGGAACGGGCGTTCGACAAGGAACTGACCGGAAAGCCCGGCGCCAAACGGGTCGAAGTCACCGCGCGCGGCAAGATCGTGCGCGAACTGACCACGCGCCCGGACATACCCGGCAACACCATCCGCCTCACCATCGACGCGGGATTGCAGGAATATGCGGGCCGCCGCCTCGCCACGCAGAGCGGATCGGTGGTCATCCTGGATTGCCGCAACGGCGATGTGCTGGCCATGGCGTCCATGCCCAGTTTCGATCCCAACAGCTTTTCGGACGGCATCAGCCATCTGGAATGGGACATGCTGTCGAAGGACGACCATGTCCCCCTGCGCAACAAGACGCTGCAAGGGCTGTATCCGCCAGGCTCCACAGTCAAACCCATGGTGGCGCTCGCGCTGCTGGAAGCGGGCGTGCATCCGTCCGAGACGGTGGGCTGCGCGGGCGCGATCAGGGTTGGCAACACGCTGTTCCACTGTCACAAAAGGCGTGGCCATGGCGCGGTGAACATGCGCACGGCCATCGCCCAGAGCTGCGACATCTATTTCTACCAGATGGCCCAGCGCATCGGCATGGACCGCATCGCCAGCATGGCCCGGCGCGTGGGCATGGGGCAGAAATTCGACCTGCCCTTCCCCAGCCAAAGCTATGGCACGGTGCCCGATCCGGCATGGAAGCTGAAAAAATACGGCCAGTCCTGGCAGGTGTACGACACCGTCAACGCCACGATCGGCCAAGGCTATATGCTCATCAATCCGTTGCAGATGGCCGTCATGGCGGCGCGGCTGGCGACCGGGCGGCAGTTGATGCCCAATTTCATCCTTGACGCGGAGCGGCCCGCGCCGGAATCGGTCGGCGCTTCGGAAGACCATCTCGTCGTCATCCGCGACGCGATGAGCGCGGTGGTGAACGGCGGCGGAACCGGCGGCGCGGCGCGGATCAACATTCCCGGCGTGCTGCTGGCGGGCAAGACGGGCACGGCGCAGGTCCGCCGCATCACCATGGCCGAGCGCGCGGGCGGGGTCCGCGGCAATGCCTCCCTGCCCTTCAAGCTGCGCGACCATGCGCTGTTCCAGGGCTTTGTGCCGTTCGACAATCCGCGCTATGCGGTGGGCTGCATCATCGAGCATGGCGGCCACGTCAACCGGATCGAGGACGCGCCGATGATCTGCGCCGACACCCTGTCCTATCTTTTCGACCCGAAGAAAGCGATGGAGAAGCTGGAAACGCTGGAAAAGGGCTGGGGCGGAACGCCCGCCGAGCGGCTGGCGCGGCAAACCGCCGCCTTCCGCCTTTCCAAGGCCATCGAGAAGGGCGAAGTCCCCGCCTCTGCCGCCGGCAATGCGACGCAGGCCGCAAACGCCGCCGCGCCCGCGGCCACGCCGGCGGAAGAAGATGGCGACGCGCCGCCTCCCGCATCGAGCCCGACAGGCGCGCCATGA
- the mreB gene encoding rod shape-determining protein: MYPRVMRLRDVARDKCDAPCYLLTVASHFSWKRPELAIDFGTANLRVIGRDEGIILDEPSLCCFAHIDTAPSLHAAGIAAQAMVDRTPGKLQIRRPLARGVLQDIDAATHLLRYAVRKARGRKHFRAPHAMIGVPADATQAERGALMTAAHDAGLGSVRLVAEPFAAALGASLPIDAPTGTMIVECGAGTTEVAVLSLGGICVTRSVRVGGATLDKAIADHLHFKHKFLAGELTSEQLKLGYAENRRNDAAKDETIEVKGRSLATGLPAALALPLTELDRVAEKHFQQIIDAVREVLGGTPPELSQDIHERGIILTGGSAATPLLGAMIGSETGLAVAVADEPARCVARGLHQMLFD; encoded by the coding sequence TTGTATCCCCGCGTGATGCGCTTGCGAGATGTCGCGCGAGACAAATGCGACGCTCCTTGCTACCTGCTAACAGTGGCTTCACACTTTTCCTGGAAGCGGCCCGAACTCGCGATTGATTTCGGGACCGCCAATCTGCGCGTCATCGGCCGCGACGAGGGTATCATCCTCGACGAACCGTCGCTGTGCTGCTTTGCGCATATCGATACGGCACCCAGCCTCCATGCCGCAGGCATAGCGGCGCAGGCGATGGTCGATCGGACGCCAGGCAAGCTCCAGATCAGGCGGCCGCTGGCGCGCGGCGTGCTTCAGGACATCGATGCCGCGACGCATTTGCTGCGCTACGCCGTTCGCAAGGCGCGTGGTCGCAAGCATTTTCGCGCACCCCATGCCATGATCGGCGTGCCCGCCGATGCCACACAGGCGGAACGCGGAGCCCTGATGACGGCGGCACACGATGCCGGTCTCGGTTCGGTACGGCTCGTCGCCGAACCCTTCGCTGCCGCGCTCGGGGCCAGTCTTCCGATCGACGCCCCGACCGGTACAATGATCGTCGAGTGCGGTGCCGGTACGACCGAAGTCGCGGTGCTGTCGCTCGGCGGCATCTGCGTGACACGTTCGGTGCGTGTCGGCGGCGCAACGCTCGACAAGGCGATCGCCGACCATCTACATTTCAAGCACAAATTCCTGGCCGGCGAGCTGACCTCGGAACAGCTCAAGCTGGGCTACGCCGAAAATCGTCGCAACGATGCGGCGAAAGACGAGACGATCGAAGTCAAAGGGCGCAGCCTCGCGACCGGACTGCCGGCTGCCTTGGCACTGCCGCTCACTGAACTCGATCGGGTCGCCGAGAAGCACTTTCAGCAGATCATTGATGCCGTTCGCGAGGTGCTGGGCGGAACACCTCCCGAACTCAGCCAGGATATCCATGAGCGCGGCATCATTCTTACGGGCGGGAGCGCGGCAACTCCGCTGCTCGGCGCCATGATCGGGTCGGAAACAGGACTTGCCGTCGCAGTCGCGGACGAGCCGGCGCGCTGCGTAGCGCGGGGGCTACATCAAATGCTGTTCGACTAG
- a CDS encoding uroporphyrinogen-III synthase: MTFAVWVTRTDPFNRLTARHLRAAGYEALTEPVLRVVPAARPVAYAVPDALVFTSLNGIRLHRFLPGLAGLPIFTVGDRSARFACTRGYRHVFSAGGVVEDLRRTVRETMWPGADILHVGAADSAGALTEALCEDGFRARQLHSYHIVEAEPRDLEWIAGQLGEIGSILVHSPRAGRHIAGWLMQQAADWGGEIVCISPAAAESFVSFARAKIKVAPRPDEISLLAPLLRAARRSK; this comes from the coding sequence ATGACGTTCGCTGTCTGGGTGACGCGGACCGATCCGTTCAACCGTCTCACCGCCCGGCATCTGCGCGCTGCCGGTTATGAAGCCTTGACCGAACCCGTGCTGAGGGTCGTGCCGGCTGCAAGGCCCGTGGCCTATGCCGTGCCGGATGCGCTGGTTTTCACAAGCTTGAACGGCATCAGGCTGCACCGGTTCTTGCCGGGCCTGGCCGGTCTTCCGATCTTCACGGTGGGCGACCGCAGCGCGCGCTTTGCCTGCACCCGCGGTTACCGCCACGTGTTTTCCGCCGGCGGTGTTGTCGAGGATCTGCGCCGCACCGTTCGCGAGACGATGTGGCCCGGCGCGGACATCCTCCATGTCGGCGCCGCGGATTCTGCTGGGGCGCTCACCGAGGCGCTTTGCGAGGACGGCTTCAGAGCGCGGCAGCTGCACAGCTATCACATCGTAGAAGCGGAGCCACGCGATCTCGAATGGATCGCTGGCCAGCTCGGCGAGATAGGGTCTATCCTTGTCCATTCGCCGCGCGCGGGTCGTCACATCGCCGGATGGCTCATGCAGCAGGCGGCCGACTGGGGCGGCGAGATCGTCTGCATCTCGCCGGCCGCCGCAGAGTCCTTCGTTTCCTTTGCGAGGGCGAAGATCAAGGTCGCGCCGAGGCCCGATGAGATTTCTCTCCTCGCCCCGCTGCTCAGGGCAGCGCGGCGGTCAAAGTGA